The sequence below is a genomic window from Hyalangium ruber.
CGCCCCTCGACGCGGCACAGCGTCTCCGGCGTGGCCCCCAGGAACGCCGTCTCGCTCTTGGCGCGAAACAGAAACGTGACACAGCGCGGGTTCTGCTCGCGCAGCCGGGCCAGCACCTCCACCAGATCGAAGGGGGCCGACCCTACCGCCTCCACCGCGCGCGCCATCACCACCTTCTGGATGCAGCCGGCGTTGATGGCCTCCAGCGCCCGGCTCACCCGGGCCTCGAAATCCTGGCGCGACGAGGAGAGCTGCAACCCGACCACCCCACCCTTCGGGTGGTAGTAGCTGTCCGGGAAGCTCGCGCGCACCCGCTCCAGCCGCGAGCGGACGAGATCCTCGCCCCCCGCATCCTCCAAAGCGAACGCCGCCACCTTCACCCCCGTCCCCACCCGCCAGGCGAGCACCTCGGGCATCGTCCACCGCGCGAAGCCGTGCGCCTCCCAGCGCGCGTCCGACGGCGCCGAGGCGGCGAAGCGCATGCCCCCGAACCAGGGACCGGGCATCCCTTTCGGCACGCCCTCCATCCAGCGAATCTCGGCCCGCGAGGCGAGCGTCGAGAGCACCTCATTCACCTCGGCCGCGCTCCGAGCCTCCCGGACCGCCGCCTCACCCCAACCCGCTACCGCCTGCCCCACCGTGGGGCGCTCCCAATAGACGGAGGGCACGCCCAACACGCTTGCTCCCGAGAGCGGATCGACGCCATTCAAGGTCGTCGTCCCAGCCACCCAACGCTGTGCTTTCTCAGGATTGAGCATCGGCATTTGAGCCTCTCTAGAGCCAACGGGTCATGTTCCTTCGTGTACGGCTCACGCTTGTTTTAATCGTGATTCTCGTTATACAAGATTAAGGAGTTCAAAACCACGTGAACTCATGCCCCGGGAGGCGATGTGGGAGCGAGGCGTACTGAAGAAGCCACGCGAGAGAGCACTGCCCCGCAACCAGAGCCGAGCCGAGCCCTGAAGAACTCGAACCCTGAGTGCCGACGCATTCCGGTGGGACGACTCGAAGTAGGAGGGCCCGGCTTCGTGGTCATGGCCGGACCGTGCGCGGTGGAGAACGCGGAGCAGACCTCCGTGACCGCCGAGGCCGTGGCGGCCGCGGGAGCGCATGTGTTGCGCGGAGGCGTGTTCAAACCTCGCACCAGTCCTCGCTCCTTTCAAGGGTTGGGAGAGCCTGGCCTCCACATGCTGGCCGAGGCGGGGCGGCGTCACGGAATGCCTCTCATTAGCGAGGTGATGGACGCCTCGCAGATTCCACTCATGGTGGAGTACGCGGACATCCTCCAGGTGGGCGCGCGGAACATGCAGAACTACACGCTGCTGCGCGCGCTGGGCAAGGTGCAGCGGCCGGTGCTGCTCAAGCGCGGGCTGGCGGCCACCATCGAGGAGTGGATGCTGGCGGCCGAGTACATCCTGGATGGCGGCAACACCCACGTGATGCTGTGCGAGCGTGGCATCCGCACCTT
It includes:
- a CDS encoding isochorismate synthase, translated to MPMLNPEKAQRWVAGTTTLNGVDPLSGASVLGVPSVYWERPTVGQAVAGWGEAAVREARSAAEVNEVLSTLASRAEIRWMEGVPKGMPGPWFGGMRFAASAPSDARWEAHGFARWTMPEVLAWRVGTGVKVAAFALEDAGGEDLVRSRLERVRASFPDSYYHPKGGVVGLQLSSSRQDFEARVSRALEAINAGCIQKVVMARAVEAVGSAPFDLVEVLARLREQNPRCVTFLFRAKSETAFLGATPETLCRVEGRTLETEALAGSAAPGQAEGLGGSDKESREHQSVVRYILSALRPVAEHVTADAEPSLLTLKNVVHLRTGIRAELREGVSPAQVVAALHPTPAVGGVPREHALGFLHEHEALDRGWYAGPVGWIGPSGAHMAVALRSALVTGAHARLFVGAGIVQGSSAEAEWRETEMKSLAMLRALGGSDVRRES
- the aroF gene encoding 3-deoxy-7-phosphoheptulonate synthase: MGARRTEEATRESTAPQPEPSRALKNSNPECRRIPVGRLEVGGPGFVVMAGPCAVENAEQTSVTAEAVAAAGAHVLRGGVFKPRTSPRSFQGLGEPGLHMLAEAGRRHGMPLISEVMDASQIPLMVEYADILQVGARNMQNYTLLRALGKVQRPVLLKRGLAATIEEWMLAAEYILDGGNTHVMLCERGIRTFETAMRNTLDLSAVAYVKERSPLPVIVDPSHATGSPSLVLPMAMAAAVAGADGLLVEVHPWPEQALCDGKQALTPEQFQYLMQRLPAVLHAVDRHLWKPESPIQLAGAR